One Sporosarcina sp. FSL W8-0480 genomic window, AAAGAGAAGAAAAACGAGAAAGAAAAGAAGAAACGAGAAAAAGAGTAAATCGTTAGTGATATTACAGCAGTGAAAAGAAGCATGAATTTTCCGGGATGGAGGATTTATGCTTCTTTTTGAGTTGCAAATACAATAAATCTATCAGCCATATTTCCTTGGAATAGTTTATGTATATATTGAATTCGTAAATTTACTGCAATTTAGGCTTTTAATTGATATGATAGTAGAAGGTAAATTGATAGGTAAGGAGTGGAAGGTTTGAAGGCGATCCGTGTAGATTATTCACCGAACATAAACGGTGTTGTAAAAATTCCTGGTTCCAAAAATAGCTCGTTGGCTCTTCTTGCAGCAGCTTGTCTTTCAGATGAAACGATAACCTTTAAAGGAATACCAAATATAGCTGATTTCCGCGTGATTTGTGAAATGGGAGAAGAAGTTGGACTGAAGATTAAACGTGAAATAACTGGGGATGTATCCATTGATCCGAGATCGATATCTTCCACCGATTTTGATCCTGTGAAGTCCTCATCATTTAGGACGGCGTATTATTTTGTAGGTGCATTACTTGCGAAATATGGAAAAGTTTCAGTAGGGTATCCTGGCGGCGATAATTTTGTAAGTCGGCCAATTGACCAGCATATAAAGGCTTTGGAGATGATGGGAGCCGAGTTTACGTATCATAAAGATTACTATGAGGTTGAAGCGAAAGAATTGCATGGTGCGACGATTTATTTTGATACGATCACTTCTGGTGCAACGATCAACGCAATGTTAGCTGCTGTCAGGGCAAAAGGGAAGACGGTGCTGTTAAATGCTGCGCGTGATCCAGAGGTTATTGATACTGCGATTTTCCTGAAAACAATTGGGGCAAAAATAAGTGGGGCTGGAACAGACACGATTCGTATCACGGGTGTAACTCAGTTACATGGCGGAACGCATCGCGTAATTCCCGATCGGCTGATAGCGGGTTCATTCTTAATTGCTGCTGGTGTAGCAGGGGGGAGTGTAACGGTGACAGATGTCATTCCGGAGCATCTTGGATCCTGCATTGCAAAGCTTGAGGAAATAGGATTAGAAATAGACATACGTGATAATTCCATTACTGCACGTTCAACAGGAAAACTACTTGCATCAAGGATTCGAACGGGTATGTACCCAAGTTTTGCAACAGATTTACAGCAACCAATGACAACCTTATTTACTCAAGCTTCAGGGAAAAGTATTGTAGCGGAAAAAATCTATCCGAATCGTTTTCAGCATGTCGGTCAACTGAGAAAAATGGGTGCGGACATTCGAGTGCGCTCTGGTGTTGCTTTTGTTAAAGGAAAAAGCAATTTGATAGGAACTACCGTTTCCGCTTCTGATATTCGGGCTGGTATTTCATTGATCCTTGCGGGCATGGTTGCAGAGGGTACCACCTACATTACTGGTATTGAACATATTGAACGCGGTTACGAAGATGCCGTAAATGCTTTTCAATCGGTAGGGGTACGGATTACAAAAGAAGATATAAACTATAAATTTAACAACCCGTTTTACGGTAAAGCTTGGAAAGGTTGTTAAATAAATAATCAGGGCTAAGCAAATCCACCGCTTAGCCCTTTCTTTGGTTCTTTTGAAATTTTTAGCATTATTATAGTTCGATAATAAAAAAAGTGGGGGACTTGAATATGTGGGTACAACGTT contains:
- the murA gene encoding UDP-N-acetylglucosamine 1-carboxyvinyltransferase, which translates into the protein MKAIRVDYSPNINGVVKIPGSKNSSLALLAAACLSDETITFKGIPNIADFRVICEMGEEVGLKIKREITGDVSIDPRSISSTDFDPVKSSSFRTAYYFVGALLAKYGKVSVGYPGGDNFVSRPIDQHIKALEMMGAEFTYHKDYYEVEAKELHGATIYFDTITSGATINAMLAAVRAKGKTVLLNAARDPEVIDTAIFLKTIGAKISGAGTDTIRITGVTQLHGGTHRVIPDRLIAGSFLIAAGVAGGSVTVTDVIPEHLGSCIAKLEEIGLEIDIRDNSITARSTGKLLASRIRTGMYPSFATDLQQPMTTLFTQASGKSIVAEKIYPNRFQHVGQLRKMGADIRVRSGVAFVKGKSNLIGTTVSASDIRAGISLILAGMVAEGTTYITGIEHIERGYEDAVNAFQSVGVRITKEDINYKFNNPFYGKAWKGC